One genomic segment of Salminus brasiliensis chromosome 6, fSalBra1.hap2, whole genome shotgun sequence includes these proteins:
- the mapk14a gene encoding mitogen-activated protein kinase 14A isoform X2, translated as MSQKERPTFYRQEVNKTIWEVPVRYQSLSPVGSGAYGSVCSALDEKTGLKVAVKKLSRPFQSIIHAKRTYRELRLLKHMKHENVIGLLDAFTPATSLEEFNDVYLVTHLMGADLNNIVKCQKLTDDHVQFLIYQILRGLKYIHSADIIHRDLKPSNLAVNEDCELKILDFGLARHTDDEMTGYVATRWYRAPEIMLNWMHYNMTVDIWSVGCIMAELLTGRTLFPGTDHIDQLKLIMMLVGTPGPELLMKISSESARNYINSLPQMPKRNFSDVFIGANPDAVDLLEKMLVLDTDKRITAAEALAHSYFTQYHDPDDEPEADPYDQSFESRELDIEEWKRLTYEEVVNFEAPVFDGDEMES; from the exons ATGTCGCAGAAAGAAAGACCCACGTTTTATCGACAGGAGGTGAACAAGACGATATGGGAGGTGCCAGTGCGTTATCAGAGCCTGTCCCCGGTCGGCTCTGGTGCCTACGGATCCGTGTG CTCAGCGCTTGACGAGAAGACTGGTTTGAAAGTCGCTGTGAAAAAGCTCTCAAGGCCGTTCCAGTCAATCATCCACGCCAAAAGAACGTACAGAGAACTACGGCTGCTCAAgcacatgaaacatgaaaat GTGATAGGCCTGCTGGATGCTTTCACACCTGCCACCAGTCTGGAGGAGTTCAATGACGT GTACCTGGTGACTCATCTGATGGGTGCAGATCTCAATAACATAGTGAAGTGTCAGAAGCTGACTGATGACCATGTGCAGTTCCTTATCTACCAGATCCTTCGAGGACTTAAG TACATCCATTCAGCAGACATCATTCACAGA GACCTGAAGCCCAGTAATTTAGCAGTGAATGAAGATTGTGAACTTAAG aTCCTTGACTTTGGCCTGGCACGGCATACGGATGATGAAATGACGGGATATGTGGCCACCAGGTGGTACCGTGCTCCAGAGATCATGCTCAACTGGATGCACTACAACATGACGG TGGACATTTGGTCTGTTGGCTGCATTATGGCTGAGCTTCTGACGGGAAGGACGCTCTTCCCTGGCACTGACC ACATTGACCAGCTGAAACTTATAATGATGCTTGTTGGAACTCCAGGACCCGAGCTGTTGATGAAAATCTCCTCAGAGTCT GCCAGGAATTACATTAATTCCCTGCCACAGATGCCTAAAAGGAATTTTTCGGATGTATTTATTGGGGCCAATCCTGACG CTGTGGACCTGTTAGAGAAAATGCTGGTTTTGGATACAGACAAGCGGATAACTGCGGCAGAGGCATTGGCCCACTCCTACTTTACCCAGTACCATGATCCAGATGACGAACCAGAGGCAGATCCCTATGACCAGAGCTTTGAGAGTCGAGAGCTGGACATTGAAGAGTGGAAAC GTTTGACATATGAAGAGGTGGTCAATTTTGAGGCGCCAGTCTTTGATGGAGATGAAATGGAATCATGA
- the mapk14a gene encoding mitogen-activated protein kinase 14A isoform X1: MSQKERPTFYRQEVNKTIWEVPVRYQSLSPVGSGAYGSVCSALDEKTGLKVAVKKLSRPFQSIIHAKRTYRELRLLKHMKHENVIGLLDAFTPATSLEEFNDVYLVTHLMGADLNNIVKCQKLTDDHVQFLIYQILRGLKYIHSADIIHRDLKPSNLAVNEDCELKILDFGLARHTDDEMTGYVATRWYRAPEIMLNWMHYNMTVDIWSVGCIMAELLTGRTLFPGTDHINQLQQIMRLTGTPPSSLISRMPSHEARNYINSLPQMPKRNFSDVFIGANPDAVDLLEKMLVLDTDKRITAAEALAHSYFTQYHDPDDEPEADPYDQSFESRELDIEEWKRLTYEEVVNFEAPVFDGDEMES, from the exons ATGTCGCAGAAAGAAAGACCCACGTTTTATCGACAGGAGGTGAACAAGACGATATGGGAGGTGCCAGTGCGTTATCAGAGCCTGTCCCCGGTCGGCTCTGGTGCCTACGGATCCGTGTG CTCAGCGCTTGACGAGAAGACTGGTTTGAAAGTCGCTGTGAAAAAGCTCTCAAGGCCGTTCCAGTCAATCATCCACGCCAAAAGAACGTACAGAGAACTACGGCTGCTCAAgcacatgaaacatgaaaat GTGATAGGCCTGCTGGATGCTTTCACACCTGCCACCAGTCTGGAGGAGTTCAATGACGT GTACCTGGTGACTCATCTGATGGGTGCAGATCTCAATAACATAGTGAAGTGTCAGAAGCTGACTGATGACCATGTGCAGTTCCTTATCTACCAGATCCTTCGAGGACTTAAG TACATCCATTCAGCAGACATCATTCACAGA GACCTGAAGCCCAGTAATTTAGCAGTGAATGAAGATTGTGAACTTAAG aTCCTTGACTTTGGCCTGGCACGGCATACGGATGATGAAATGACGGGATATGTGGCCACCAGGTGGTACCGTGCTCCAGAGATCATGCTCAACTGGATGCACTACAACATGACGG TGGACATTTGGTCTGTTGGCTGCATTATGGCTGAGCTTCTGACGGGAAGGACGCTCTTCCCTGGCACTGACC ATATAAACCAGCTACAGCAGATAATGCGGCTGACAGGAACCCCTCCTTCCTCTCTAATAAGCAGGATGCCTAGCCATGAG GCCAGGAATTACATTAATTCCCTGCCACAGATGCCTAAAAGGAATTTTTCGGATGTATTTATTGGGGCCAATCCTGACG CTGTGGACCTGTTAGAGAAAATGCTGGTTTTGGATACAGACAAGCGGATAACTGCGGCAGAGGCATTGGCCCACTCCTACTTTACCCAGTACCATGATCCAGATGACGAACCAGAGGCAGATCCCTATGACCAGAGCTTTGAGAGTCGAGAGCTGGACATTGAAGAGTGGAAAC GTTTGACATATGAAGAGGTGGTCAATTTTGAGGCGCCAGTCTTTGATGGAGATGAAATGGAATCATGA
- the elapor1 gene encoding endosome/lysosome-associated apoptosis and autophagy regulator 1: protein MLLQLLQFTGRVSSCSVFFGLLLTGVLESRELPICKESDYHFEYTDCDVLGSRWRVSIPNKPDTCTGLPDPVKGTHCTFSCNEGEYLDMKTQECQKCAAGTYSLGTGVAFDEWDSMPAGFISHGINMDIGNFYTNCTNSTWTPKGDYIASNTDECSSTLSYAVSLKQPGSVSFQYFYPDTNIFFEFYVQNDQCQSTDSQSRWMKSSESDWDTHYVQLNRGNNVLYWRTTGFSLSGNSVKPVLLKNIAVSGVAYTSECFHCKPGTYSAKPGAARCAPCPADTYSNKGATACQECEKEKYSGIGSGTCNERPPCTTTDYFYTHTPCDSAGQTQLMYKWIEPKICSENADGAVKLPATGEMQTCPPCNPGFFSNNSSVCQPCPQGFYSNGTACSECPVGTEPVVGFEYKWWNRMPSNMRSSVYSREYSDSQRSTGWEVAGEYIYTTPGDLDSDYMMITLTVPGYSLPHSLAKDNERVELSRITFVFETKCTADCRLYFMAGLNERNNALAESWSGTNGKQSYSYLIKSNLTVSFTWGFQRTEAYTTERQYSSDFAKIYSIHITNVIGGVASECRQCALDSSHKDSACVPCPPGNYMLKGTGVCKSCPPNTFIRPEQPLGEEACVPCGPNTSSNKARSACVSDCTLAVRYRGETLQYNFSSLANVTHFQSSPRFTSKGLRYVHQFSAGLCGTEGRALASCVDNVTDSRKEVNGYVCQSTIVPSEVRGQSVVSSQPFIIGSTLIGVTTDSTLDHISSSEDSFLPDSESDLPDVIFYYRAKEATQACKNGRSTSIRLRCDPRVTAMDQVSVPSKCSEGTCDGCSFHFLWRSQHACPLCSERNFKEIVSACIEGIQRTTYVWQQPLRCTGGVPLPAPRVSACVTLDFWLKFGVSIGTVTAILLITISCYFWKRTRKLEYKYSKLMMNAGEKECDLPAADSCAIMEGEDAEDDLIYLTKKSFFTKIKSFSRERTSDGFDSVPLKSSSGMEMEMN from the exons ATGTTACTACAACTTTTACAATTTACAGGCAGGGTTTCGtcctgttctgtgttttttggacTCCTGTTAACAGGTGTGCTGGAGTCGAGGGAGCTGCCCATCTGCAAAGAG tcagaTTACCATTTTGAGTACACtgactgtgatgttctggggTCACGATGGAGAGTGTCTATTCCCAACAAGCCTGATACCTGCACAGGCCTGCCTGACCCAGTTAAAGGAACACACTGCA CATTTTCCTGTAATGAGGGTGAATATCTGGACATGAAGACACAAGAGTGTCAGAAGTGTGCAGCAGGGACGTATTCCTTGGGCACAGGTGTGGCCTTTGATGAGTGGGACAGCATGCCTGCTGGGTTCATTAGCCATGGCATCAACATGGACATAGGAAACTTCTACACAAACTGCACCAA TTCAACATGGACCCCTAAGGGTGACTACATAGCCTCTAATACAGATGAATGCAGCTCCACACTGTCATATGCTGTGAGTCTGAAGCAGCCTGGCTCTGTGTCCTTCCAGTACTTCTATCCTGATACCAACATCTTCTTTGAATTTTAT GTTCAGAATGACCAGTGCCAGTCTACTGACTCCCAGAGCCGCTGGATGAAAAGCTCTGAGAGTGACTGGGACACTCACTAT GTGCAGCTGAACCGTGGTAACAATGTTTTGTACTGGAGAACCACAGGGTTCTCTCTGTCTGGAAATTCTGTTAAGCCAGTGCTGCTAAAGAATATTGCCGTCTCAG GGGTTGCATACACATCTGAGTGCTTTCACTGTAAGCCTGGCACTTACAGTGCTAAACCTGGAGCCGCCCGCTGTGCCCCCTGCCCAGCTGACACCTACTCCAACAAGGGAGCCACTGCTTGCCAGGAGTGCGAGAAAGAGAAATATTCAG GGATTGGGTCGGGAACATGTAACGAGAGGCCACCCTGCACGACCACGGATTACTTCTACACTCATACTCCTTGTGACTCTGCAGGCCAG ACACAGCTGATGTATAAATGGATTGAGCCAAAGATCTGCAGTGAGAATGCAGATGGAGCAGTGAAACTTCCAGCCACTGGAGAGATGCAAACCTGCCCTCCCTGCAACCCTGGATTCTTTTCCAACAACTCCTCCGTCTGCCAACCCTGCCCTCAAGGCTTCTACTCCAATGGAACAG CATGCTCTGAGTGTCCTGTCGGAACAGAGCCGGTGGTGGGTTTCGAATATAAGTGGTGGAACAGGATGCCTAGCAATATGAGGAGTTCCGTCTACAGCCGAGAGTATAGTGACAGTCAGAGGAGCACAG GATGGGAGGTAGCAGGagagtacatttacaccactcCAGGTGACCTAGACTCGGACTACATGATGATAACACTCACTGTGCCTGGTTATAG CTTGCCACACTCCCTGGCTAAAGATAACGAGAGAGTGGAACTCTCTAGAATCACATTTGTTTTTGAGACCAAGTGCACAGCTGACTGCAGACTTTACTTCATGGCA GGCTTGAATGAGAGGAACAATGCTCTAGCAGAGAGTTGGAGTGGCACCAATGGGAAACAGTCCTACTCTTACCTCATTAAGAGTAATCTTACCGTCAGTTTTACATGGGGCTTTCAGCGCACTGAGGCCTACACCACG GAGAGGCAGTACAGCTCAGACTTCGCTAAAATCTACTCCATTCACATCACTAATGTCATTGGCGGTGTGGCTTCTGAGTGTCGACAGTGTGCACTGGACTCCTCCCATAAAGACTCAGCCTGCGTGCCCTGTCCTCCTGGCAACTACATGCTAAAGGGCACAGGAGTGTGCAAGAGCTGTCCACCAAACACCTTCATCAGGCCCGAGCAGCCTCTGGGAGAAGAGGCCTGCGTCCCATGTGGACCCAATACTAGCAGCAATAAA GCACGCTCGGCGTGTGTTAGTGACTGTACTCTGGCTGTGCGATATAGAGGAGAGACCCTGCAGTACAATTTCTCTTCTCTGGCCAATGTCACTCACTTCCAGAGCAGCCCTCGTTTCACCAGTAAAGGCCTCCGCTACGTCCATCAGTTCAGCGCAGGGCTGTGTGGGACAGAG GGCCGTGCTTTGGCTTCTTGTGTTGACAATGTGACGGACAGCAGAAAGGAAGTGAATGGTTATGTCTGTCAGTCAACCATAGTGCCCTCAGAAGTCAGAGGTCAAAGCGTGGTGTCCTCACAACCCTTTATTATCGGAAGCACATTAATTG GGGTGACAACTGACTCCACACTGGATCACATCTCATCCTCTGAGGATAGCTTCCTtcctgattctgaatctgacctgcctgatgttatATTCTATTACCG AGCAAAGGAAGCAACACAGGCATGTAAAAATGGAAGATCAACCTCCATCAGGCTCAGATGTGATCCCAGGGTTACCGCCATGGATCAGGTTTCTGTACCAAG TAAGTGTTCAGAGGGAACCTGTGATGGCTGCTCCTTCCACTTTTTGTGGCGCTCCCAGCATGCCTGTCCCCTCTGTTCTGAGAGGAACTTTAAAGAGATAGTGAGTGCATGTATTGAGGGAATTCAG AGGACTACCTATGTGTGGCAGCAGCCTCTGCGATGTACAGGTGGAGTTCCTCTTCCGGCTCCTCGGGTCAGTGCTTGTGTCACTCTGGACTTCTGGCTGAAATTTGGCGTGTCTATTGGGACAGTGACAGCCATTCTGCTCATCACTATTAGCTGCTACTTCTGGAAACGGACACGCAA GTTGGAGTATAAGTACTCAAAGCTGATGATGAACGCAGGGGAAAAAGAGTGTGATCTCCCTGCTGCGGACAGCTGTGCCATTATGGAGGGAGAGGATGCAGAGGATGATCTTATTTATCTTACCAAGAAATCCTTCTTCACCAAGATTAAGTCTTTCTCCAGGGAG AGAACATCTGATGGCTTTGACTCTGTACCTCTGAAGTCATCCTCCGgcatggagatggagatgaacTAG